In Candidatus Kapaibacterium thiocyanatum, the DNA window AATTTCACCAGGGACCAGGTCGGGAGGTAGGGCATGACGCCCCACCTCCCCGGATGTTCTGCTCAGTGTCGGAAATGGCGCATGCCCGTCATCATCATCGCCAGTCCCTTTTCATTGGCCGCGGCGATGACTTCTTCGTCGCGGACCGACCCGCCAGGCTGGATGACGCACGTCGCCCCTGCTTCCGCAGCCTGGATCAGGCCATCGGCGAAGGGGAAGAACGCATCCGAAGCCACGGCGCATCCCTTGAGATCGATGCCGGCATCCTCGGCCTTGCGTACGGCGATACGGGCGGAATCCAGACGTGACATCTGGCCTGCGCCGATGGCGAGCGTACGATCCTTGACGGCATAGACGATGGCATTGCTCTTGACGTGCTTGGCGATCTTCCATGCATACATCATCGCCGCCCGTTCATCATCGGTAGGATGGCGCTCGGTGACGGTGCGAAGAGCCGTCTCGTCGAGCAGTTCCTTGTCCGTGTCCTGGACGAGATAGCCGCCGGCCACGGTCCGTACGTCCATGCCGAGCGACGCCCGCAACGCGGCTTCGTCCATCGTCATCAGACGGCGATCCTTCTTCTTGCGGAGGATGTCGAGGGCCTCGTCCGTGAAGGACGGGGCGATGAGCACTTCCGTGAACAGGGAATGGATTTCTTCGGCGAAGGCCTTGTCGACGATCCGGTTCAGGGCGATGATGCCGCCGAACGGACTTACCGTGTCGGTGGCGAAGGCCTTGCGATAGGCATCGACGAGGTCGGTGCCGCTGCCGACGCCGCATGGATTGTTGTGCTTGACGATGACGCAGGTGGGCTCGTCGAATTCCAGGACGAGCTTCGCGGCCGCGTCGATGTCGAGGATGTTGTTGTAGGACAGTTCCTTGCCGTGGAGCTGTGCGAAGATGTTCAGGAAGCCTCCGTAGAGAGCGGCCCGCTGATGCGGATTCTCTCCATAGCGCAGGGCCTGCTCCTTGCGCAGTGGCAATGCGCGCTCGTCCGGCAGCGCCAGACCTTCGGTACGTGCGAACCAGGACGATACCATGCCGTCATAGTAGGCCGTGTGGGAGAATGCCTCGCGAGCGAGCTGACGTCTGAAGACCTGGGGCACGTTGCCGCTCTTCAGGTGGTCGATCAACTCGGAATAGCGGCCGGGATTGACCACGATGCACGTATGCCTGAAGTTCTTCGCCGAGGCGCGTACCATGGCCGGACCGCCGATGTCGATGTTCTCGATCAGGTCTTCTTCCGTCGCCGACGGATTCGCCAGCGTCTTCTCGAAGGGATAGAGGTTGATGATGGCGATGTCGATGCTCGTGATGCCGTGCTCTTCCATTTCCCGGACGTGGGCGCTGTTGTCAAGAACGCCGAGCAGGGCGCCGTGGATCTTGGGGTGGAGGGTCTTCACGCGGCCGTCCATGATTTCCGGGAATCCGGTGATGTCGCTCACCTTCGTGACGGGGAGGCCCGCCTCCTTGAGCGCTGCGGCCGTTCCACCCGTGGAGATCAGACCGATGCCCAGGGCATGCAGTTCGCGGGCGAGATCGACGATACCGGTTTTGTCGGAGACGGAGAGCAGGGCTTGCATCATGTGAGGGCTGGGAGGCATGGATAATCGTTGCAGAACGCGAAAATACGGCCTAGCCGTCAATGCATCATCCGACGGTACCCCGCCATCGGTCACGCCCGCCCTATCAGCCCGGACAATGGAATATCGTTTGACCGATTAGTCGGTCGTGCATAAATTCGTCCACTTCTTCGACGGGCACATCTCCAGAAACCGGGACACGCGACGATGAAAAGCACCATTACCTGCGACATGGAAGGCATCATCCAGACCTTCAACCAGGGGGCCGAGACGCTGTTCGGCTACTCGAAGGAAGAAACGGTGGGCAAGCTGCGCGTTTCCGTATTCTCACCAGGAGAAATCGTCCTGCAGAACCTGAAGACGTGGCTCTCCCAGGCTGATGCGACGGGCGAGTACGTCACGGAAACCAACTTCATCAGGAAGAACGGCGACGTCTTCGGAGCGCGGATACGTCTGTCACCGACATTCAAGGACGGGCAGCAGATCGGATACTGCGGCGTCACCGAGGAACTCGAACGTCCCGTCGACGTGCCGATCAGGACGGCGACGAAGATCGTCCGCTGGCTCGTCATCACGCGGGCACCCTTCCTGACCGCGGCCCTGGTTCCGTGCTTCATCGGTCTCGCCTTCGCCGGTAGCGTGGCCGGTGTACCGATCAACGGCTTGTATGCGACCCTGGCGATCCTCGGCGTGGCCCTCCTCCATCTCGCGAGCAATGTCTACAACGACTACTTCGACGTGAAGAGCGGTACGGACCAGGCGAATACGAAGTACTTCGTCCAGTATTCCGGCGGGTCACGTGCCATAGAGATGGGGCTGATCGATCTCAAGGGAACGCGGACCGTCGCCATGTGGCTCATGATCGGGGCCTTCGCCATCGGCCTGTTCCTGACGTGGCAGATCGGTATGGGCGTGCTCTGGTACGGTCTTGCGGGCCTGTTCTGCGGCTATCTCTATACCGCTCCGCCGGTCCGTCTCGTGGCGCGCAGGGGGCTGGGTGAAGTGACGATCGGCATGGCCTTCGGCCCGCTCATCACGGCCGGAATGTATTACGTGCTCACCGGTACGTCGTCGTGGGAAGCCTTCCTGATCGGCATTCCGACCGGACTGTTGACGACGAACATCCTGCTCATCAATCAGGTGCCCGATGCCGACAGTGACGCCACGACGGGAAAGAACCATCTCGTGGTGACGTTCGGCAAGGACGCGGCCGTCTGGTTCTATACGTTGTTCTGGGCCGGTGCCATCGCCACGACGGTATGGCTGGGCCTACGGCACCATGCGCCGCTCCTCTGGATCCCGGCCGGTATCGGGCTCGTCTATGGGGCCTGGGTCATCAGCTACATGCGCCGCAACATCCATTCACGTGCACTCGTGAAGGCCAACATCAACACCATCTATCTGCAGATCGTCGTCGGTGCACTGTTCGCCCTCATGCTGGTGTTCTGATGGCCCGGGTAACGACATCCTCGTCGGCCGTGATTTATCGATCGTTCGGCAGGACTGCGGACGCTTCCTCGGCCACGTAGAACGAACCGCAGACGAGCGTTGCCATGTCGGCTTCCAATGCCGCACGGACGGCGTCGGCGACCGTGCCGAACGTCCTTACGTCATCGAAGCCGTTCCTCATTGCGCGTTCGGCGAGTTCTTCCGGTGCCATCGAACGCTTGTAGTCCGGTGCACAGACGTGGAGCGTCTGCGTGAGCGGTCTGAGATCCGCGAGCATGGCATCGGCATCCTTGTCGGCCATGACACCGAAGACGACCTGCCAGGGGTGCCCAGCGAGGCCGCAAGCCGCAAGCGTCTCGACGAGGGCCTTCATTCCCGCAGGGTTGTGGGCGACGTCGAGGACGATCGGTGGCTCGTGCCGTCGTAGCTGGATGCGTCCGGCATGTCCGGTTACCGCCTGCACACGTTGAAGGCCTAGGCGGACGTGCTCTTCGGAAATGAAGTAGATCGACCGCAATACGGGCAGGGCTGCGATCACACCTGCCAGATTCCGCGCCTGATGCGGTCCGCACAGGTCGGTCGTCAGATAGTACCGGAAGTTCTGATCGATGACGCTCACGGTCATCGTGAGATCCGGATGATAGCTGTCGACGTCGACCTGCAGAACGTCGTCGACGAAGGTGAGGGGAGCATGGAGCCGTTGTGCTCGTTCTTCGAAGACGGAGCGGAGTTCCGGACGCGGTTCCGTGACGATGCACGGAACGTCGGCCTTGATGATGCCTGCCTTCTCTCCTGCGATCCCGGTCAGCGTCGAGCCGAGATACTCCTCGTGATCGATGTCGATCGACGTGATGATCGTCAGCAGTGGAGACACGACGTTCGTCGCGTCGAGACGTCCACCGAGTCCCGTTTCGATGACGGCCACATCGACGCGCTGTTCGGCGAAGTACTGCAGTGCCATCGCCGTCGTCACCTCGAAGAACGTCCCGCCGATCGGCTTGGCGACATTCATGAGGGGCCGCGCCAGGCGGGCGATATCCTCATCGGAGATCTCGGTGCCGTTTATCCGTATGCGTTCGTTGAAGCGGGCGATATGCGGTGATGTATAGAGTCCGGTCTTGTAGCCCGCCTGCTGCAGGATGGCAGCAAGCATGGCGCACGTACTGCCCTTGCCGTTCGTACCTGCGACGTGGATGACGGGAAGCATGACGTGCGGATCGCCGATGTGCGTGAGAAGCGTTTCGATACGTTCGAGGCCGGGCTTGATGCCGAAGAACGTCATGGCGAACAGTTCTTCGAGAAGAGGGGCGATGGACATGATGATGACGGGGTGGATGACGGACATGCAAACATAACCTCCGGAAACACGAAGCCCCCTGCCGTCGGAACGGCAGGGGGCTTGAAGATTACGTGCGGAATGTCTTAGGCGTTGTCGCCGCCGACGGGTTCGGATGACTCCAGGTCCTCGATGGACGTTTCGGCCGATGCCGTTCCGTCCGTGTTGTACTTGTCGGCATTCGGAACCGGGTGGTTCGCATTGTAGGCCGTGATCTCGTCCGTACCCTTGCCACGGAGGAATTCCACGGCGGAGAGGACGATCTTCTTCTGTTCCTTGTCGAATTCGACGACCCTCAGCGGAAGGACGTCACCGACATGGAAGAAGTCGGCGATGGTGCGTACCGGTGCGAACGAAAGTTGCGACACGGGAACGAAGCCGTCGACGCCTTCGGGCAGTTCCACGATGACACCCTTGTCGATGATGCGGACGACCGTGCCTTCGGTTTCCTTACCCACCGTGAAGGTGTTCTCGAACACGTCCCACGGATTGTCGCCGATCTGCTTGTGACCAAGGGAGATGCGGCGGTGGTCGGAGTCGATGGACAGGACGATGACGTCGAGTTCGTCGCCCTTCTTCACGAATTCACCAGGGTGACGGATCTTCTTCGTCCACGAGAGGTCGCTGATGTGGACGAGACCGTCGACGCCGGGCTCGAGTTCGACGAAGACGCCGAAGTTGGTGAGGTTACGAACCGTACCCTTGTGAACGGAGTTCATGGGATACTTGGCCATGAGGTCCGACCACGGATCCGGCTCGAGCTGCTTCATGCCGAGAGCGAGCTTGCGATCGTGCTTGTCGATGTTGAGGACGACGGCTTCGATCTGCTGGCCGAGCGATACCATCTGCGACGGATGCTTGACGTGCTGCGTCCACGACATTTCACTGATGTGGATGAGACCTTCCACGCCCTTCTCGATTTCGATGAAGGCGCCGTAATCCGTCAGCGAAACGACCTTGCCACGTACCTTGGTACCCGGCTCGTACTTCTCGCCGATCTGTTCCCACGGGTGGGAGGTGAGTTGCTTCATGCCGAGCGAAATGCGCTTCTTGTTCTCGTCGAAGTCCAGGACGACGACCTTGACGGTCTGGTCGAGCTGCACGATTTCCGACGGATGGGATACGCGGCCCCACGAGAGGTCCGTGATGTGGACGAGACCGTCCACGCCACCGAGGTCGACGAAGACACCGAAGTCCGAAATGGCCTTGACGGTACCTTCGAGGACGAGACCCTTCTCGAGTGTGCCGAGGATCTTGCCGCGTTGTTCGCTGAGTTGTTCTTCCAGCAGAACCTTGTGGCTGACGACGACGTTCTCACTGGGGTGGTTGACCTTCACGACGCGGACGTCGATAGCGCGGCCTACCCATGCGTCGAAGTCGCGTACCGGACGAACGTCGATCTGCGAACCGGGCAGGAAGGCCTCGATACCGAGAAGGTCGACGACCATACCGCCCTTGATGCGGCGAAGGATGCGGACCGGAACAACCTGCTGGGTTTCGTACAGCTTGAGAATGTCTTCCCAGGTCTTCATGAAGTCCGCACGACGACGGCTGAGCATCAGGCGTCCTTGTGCGTCTTCGATCTTCTCCACGAATACGTCGACGGTGTCGCCGGCCGTGAGCAGTTCAGCGCCTACGAATTCCGAGCGAGGTACCACGCCCAGCGACTTGAAGCCGATATCCACGAGGATTTCGTCCTTCGTCACGGAGACCACGGTACCGTGGACCATCTCGTCTTCCTTGACCTTCGACATGGAACGCTCGAAGAGCGCCTCGAAGGAGGAATCGTCCATGGAAATGTTGTCCAGCTCACCGTTGAGGATAGCGGCAAGGGCCGTACGCTTCGGTGCTGCCGGCTTTTCGGCAGCCGTTGCAACGGCACTCATCGTGACGTCTTCACCGGCAGCTGTCATGTTTTCCGACATACTTACTCCTACTGTCGATCATCGTGCTCGGCCCGGGCGCGATGCCGACGGAAACAGTGGTGAAACAAACTGCAAGGGCCGAAAAAGGGAGGCAAAGATAGGTAATAATTCACTAAATGCAAGCAAATGAGAGCCTTAGGTCTTGTGTGGAAAACTTTGGCATCAGGATTGCTGTAACATTAGGGCGCGTTATGGTGTTACTGTACGTGTACGCACACACTAGCGTTTCCGGGCATACGGTTATGGATTACTTTGATGCATTCGACGAGGTCTTTGCCTCGATCGAACAGTTCGTACAGGAGCACGGCCGTGCTCCCAAGGAAGTAGCGGTCTCTCCCTCGCTCTACACATGGCTCGCCGAACTGCAACGCGAGGCGGCCCTGCTCGAAGGAGTGGGGAATCACGATCCGGTCAGCCTGGATTCACCATACGGGAGTATCCGTATCGCGATCGACGAAACCCTGTCACCCTGGGAAATCGTTCCGATGTAACCCCATTCCGATCATGACAAATCGGCAGGAATGCCAGCTCCAATGGCAGTCGACCGTCAGATCGTATGGATTCCGTGCAGTTTGCACAGCCAGCCCAGATGTCCGGCATGTGCGCCTTCGTGACGGATGGCATGGAAGACGACCGTCCGTTTCGGGACGTCGCGTCCGAAGAGCGGGAAGGGCATGACCGTCATCAGTTCTTCTTCGGGCAGACCACGCAGGACGTCGACCGACGTCCGGTGAATGACGTCCATCGCCGTCTTCACATCCTCGAATTCCGGCCAGGCATCGGTCGATTCTCCACGCGACTCGATACTGAACGTATCCAGCCATTCGTACGGACTGGGGACGTTGCCCAGCGCCCCGGCGATCATCGACTGTTCGGCCCACGCGAGGTGGGCACAGATCCATAGCGGCGCATTGAGCTGGATACCATTGGCGTCATAATGTCGCTTCATGTCGATGTCCTGCAGATGGCCGAGGTAGAACTTCGTCATGTTGCGAGTGTAGTCGAGCAGGTCGGCGAGGGTGGCGGACATGGCTGTTTCCTTGATTGATCGTCGGTCGGGACGGTGAAGAAAAGCGGGACGACGCGTTGACCCTGGCGGAATGGCGTTCATGACAATGGGTATCCGCTATCGGGCTGCCGGTACGTAGTAGTGCATCACCGCGCCAGAACCGAATGTCTTCGTGTTGATCAACGTCAGAACCATTCTGTCGCTGATATGCCTGAAGAGCGGCAACCCCTTTCCCGCGATGACCGGATGGATACAGAGCTGGAACTCGTCGATCAGCCGGAGCTCCGTCAACGCGGCAATCAGACTGGGACTTCCTACGAGAGTGTCCTTGCCTGGTTGTTGCCTGATCGCCAGGACTTCTTCCTCGAGATCGCGGCGGGTCAGGCGCGTATTGCGCCATTCGACACGTTCCAACGTATGCGAGAACACGACTTTCGGGATGTTGTCGATAGCCAATGCGAAGTCGTCCATCGATTTGTCTCCGGAGGGGCGTTCGACCAATGCAGGCCAGTACCCCTCCATAAGCTGATAGGTAGTCCTTCCGTAGAGAAGCGTGCCACTGTTCAGAAGGAGTTCCGTGTAGTGCTGGTGAAGTTCCTCATCCGCGATCCCGGCCGTGTGATCGCAGAATCCGTCGATGGTCATGTTGATGCCGGCGATAATTCTCGTCATGTGGGTGATCCTGAGTGTCGTAACCAGCTGGTTCCATGTCGGGAAAATCCTGAATAACCGGTGCATGGCCAAAACACTTCTCGCGTATCCCGTTCTGGTTCCCGGCGGTCGGACGATTGCGGCGGTTCAGACTGGAAGTAGTACGTAGTTCTTCGTGACGAAAACGGTGTGCGTGTATCTAGGCCGAAACAGGAACCCCTTTCATGTACTGTTTCCGGAATACGATATGCGTAGCCTTTTCGCCATTCTCGTACTGGCATTCGTAGTTGTCGTCTGTGCTCGCGCACAGCCGGGCCGATATGCGATCCGATTCTTAATCCGTGCCCGGAATTGTCATATCTCTTCAAGAATCAGTCCTGTGGTTGCGCGGTGACAGAGTGTCCTTCCACGCCTTGGCGGGACCTTATCGTTACCGATGGGCAGTTCCTCAACGATGCAGACAGCGGTTCCTGTGTGAATGGAATACCATTCAAGGCTAGGCTCAACTTCAAGTACAGATTCTGCAATGGGGTGCTTGAACTTTGTAGTAGTATAGAAGGCTTTGCCCTCGCGGATGGGTGGTTGCACTGCACGACAACTGGAATTTGCCTGTCAGACTATCGCGTGAACCTAAGCTATGCACTGGAAGTCATGAGACGAAGGGGGTTGTTGACCGTCAGCAATTGCCCCGCATATCAAAGCGTGAAATGGTATGTCTGTACCAAATGTCTTCCGGCAGGAGATGTCTGTACGATTTCTTCAAGTCGATGCTACATGTGGATCAATGTATGCAACGAGGGCTATTCACAATGCTCGGCATGCTCGCCCTATCTATTTACCGGGGCCAATGCAAGGCTGAAGTTCGAACTTGTCGGAGTCTATTCTACCGAGGCATGCCAGCCACCCGGTTCCGGCTGTACACCAGGGTGCCAGTTGGTCTATGATTTCATGAAGTGCTTCGATTCACTGCCAAATCCCTGACGAAGCATTCGGCGTCTCGGTTTGCGCCTCAAATCTACCTGCTGACTCCCTGCCTCTTCGTAACTTTGCAGTGCTGCGCCCATAGCTCAGCTGGATAGAGCAACAGCCTTCTAAGCTGTGGGTCGCAGGTTCGAGTCCTGCTGGGCGCGCCAACGTTGCGGGAGTTCCGATATTCCCGTTCACACACACACGAGTCGAGATCGGATGATGGAGCTTCTTTCGCTCCATTCCAACGGATTCGGCCCGACGTACTTCTCAGTGATCGACCTATGAGTGAACCAGTCCTCGACATGTCGGGAATCGATCCCGAACGCGATATCGTGACGAGAAGAGTGCTCCAGGCGCCGCGGCATGTCGTCTACAAGGCCTGGGCCGATCCTGCGCATCTCGCGAAGTGGTGGGGCCCGAAGGGCTTCACGAATACGTTTACCGATTGCGAACTCGAGCCCAACGGGAAGTGGATCTTCACGATGCATGCACCGGACGGTGCGGACTATCCGAACGAGTCCGTCTTCGTGAAGATCGTCGAACATGAACTGATCGTATGGGATCACATCTCCGGCCATCGCTTCCGCGCCGTGGCCAGCTTCGAGGAGATCGATCCCGACCGTACGGCCGTGGCCTACAGGATGCGGTTCGACAGTATCGACGAGTACAGGAAGATGAAAGACTTCATCGTCGAGAAGAACGAAGAGAACTTCGACAAGCTCGAAGACGAAGTGAAGGACATGATGGCCGGGTGACGGAGCCGTGCAATGACGAAGACGACATCGCCCGCATTCCTTCGATGGAATGCGGGCGATCTCTTTCCTGGCATTGCGCCGTCGGTCAGGCCGCTGTCGAGTATAGTTGGGACGTGTCGACGTAGATCAGGTACTTGCTGATGAGGTCACCCTTCCGCATGAGGATGTTGGCGAACGGGACCTGCAGCGTGCTGCCATCGTGGCGCGTATAGGTCACCGAACCGTTGCAGATGAGGGCGTCGTCCTGCAGCCAGTGCGTATGCAGTTGATGTTTCAGGCCACGGATACTGTCGAAGAAGCCGGCGATGACGTCGCGTACGAGGTCGCGTCCCTGGATGGGCTCGGCATTGCCGAACTGCAGGACGACGTCCTCGGTAAGGAAGGATGCGAAGGTGTCGGCGTCGCTGTTGTCGATACTGCTGAACAGGTCACGCATGCGCTGTTCCATGTCGGTCTCTCCGGATGAATGGCGATCGTTGATTGTCGTCGAACTTACTGAAGTCGACGATAATAACCGACTGGTCGGTCAATCAAAGCCACGTGTGAAGGATGCCGTAGTAAATAGGCTCGTGAGGGCGTTCGCACAGAGGCCGGGCGACAGTATATTTGCCCCGCAGGAGAATTTGATCTGGAGTCATGGAATGAATCAGTACATGTCCGGTTTCGGTAATGAGTTCGCCACGGAGGCCGTGCCGGGAGCGCTGCCGGAAGGACGCAATTCGCCCCAGAAGCCGGCCTATGGCCTTTATGCGGAACAGGTAAGCGGCACGCCCTTCACCGCGCCACGCTCGGCGAACAAGCGGTCGTGGCTGTACCGCATCCGCCCGTCCGTCGTCCATAAACCCTATGAACGTATCGATAACGGTCTGATCCGTTCCAGATTCGACGAGGTCGAGACGACGCCGAACCAGCTTCGCTGGGATCCGCTGCCGTTTCCCGAACGTCCGACGACGTTCATCGAAGGTATCGTCACGATGGCGGGGAACGGCGACCTGCACGTCCATGCTGGCAATGCCATCCACGTCTACGTGGCCAACGCGTCGATGACGAAGCAGTTCTTCTACAATGCCGACGGTGAGATGCTCATCGTCCTGCAGGAAGGCGCGTTACGTTTCTATACCGAACTGGGAATCATCGATGCGGTGCCTGGTGAGATCGTCGTCATTCCGCGCGGGATCAAATTCCGTGTTGAGATGGACGGTCCGAGCCGTGGTTACATCCTCGAGAACTACGGTGCGTTGCTGCGTCTTCCCGATCTGGGACCGATCGGTGCGAACGGCCTGGCCTATCCGCGCGACTTCCTGACGCCGGTGG includes these proteins:
- a CDS encoding bifunctional phosphoribosylaminoimidazolecarboxamide formyltransferase/IMP cyclohydrolase, which gives rise to MPPSPHMMQALLSVSDKTGIVDLARELHALGIGLISTGGTAAALKEAGLPVTKVSDITGFPEIMDGRVKTLHPKIHGALLGVLDNSAHVREMEEHGITSIDIAIINLYPFEKTLANPSATEEDLIENIDIGGPAMVRASAKNFRHTCIVVNPGRYSELIDHLKSGNVPQVFRRQLAREAFSHTAYYDGMVSSWFARTEGLALPDERALPLRKEQALRYGENPHQRAALYGGFLNIFAQLHGKELSYNNILDIDAAAKLVLEFDEPTCVIVKHNNPCGVGSGTDLVDAYRKAFATDTVSPFGGIIALNRIVDKAFAEEIHSLFTEVLIAPSFTDEALDILRKKKDRRLMTMDEAALRASLGMDVRTVAGGYLVQDTDKELLDETALRTVTERHPTDDERAAMMYAWKIAKHVKSNAIVYAVKDRTLAIGAGQMSRLDSARIAVRKAEDAGIDLKGCAVASDAFFPFADGLIQAAEAGATCVIQPGGSVRDEEVIAAANEKGLAMMMTGMRHFRH
- a CDS encoding 30S ribosomal protein S1, with the translated sequence MSENMTAAGEDVTMSAVATAAEKPAAPKRTALAAILNGELDNISMDDSSFEALFERSMSKVKEDEMVHGTVVSVTKDEILVDIGFKSLGVVPRSEFVGAELLTAGDTVDVFVEKIEDAQGRLMLSRRRADFMKTWEDILKLYETQQVVPVRILRRIKGGMVVDLLGIEAFLPGSQIDVRPVRDFDAWVGRAIDVRVVKVNHPSENVVVSHKVLLEEQLSEQRGKILGTLEKGLVLEGTVKAISDFGVFVDLGGVDGLVHITDLSWGRVSHPSEIVQLDQTVKVVVLDFDENKKRISLGMKQLTSHPWEQIGEKYEPGTKVRGKVVSLTDYGAFIEIEKGVEGLIHISEMSWTQHVKHPSQMVSLGQQIEAVVLNIDKHDRKLALGMKQLEPDPWSDLMAKYPMNSVHKGTVRNLTNFGVFVELEPGVDGLVHISDLSWTKKIRHPGEFVKKGDELDVIVLSIDSDHRRISLGHKQIGDNPWDVFENTFTVGKETEGTVVRIIDKGVIVELPEGVDGFVPVSQLSFAPVRTIADFFHVGDVLPLRVVEFDKEQKKIVLSAVEFLRGKGTDEITAYNANHPVPNADKYNTDGTASAETSIEDLESSEPVGGDNA
- a CDS encoding dihydrofolate reductase; translation: MTRIIAGINMTIDGFCDHTAGIADEELHQHYTELLLNSGTLLYGRTTYQLMEGYWPALVERPSGDKSMDDFALAIDNIPKVVFSHTLERVEWRNTRLTRRDLEEEVLAIRQQPGKDTLVGSPSLIAALTELRLIDEFQLCIHPVIAGKGLPLFRHISDRMVLTLINTKTFGSGAVMHYYVPAAR
- a CDS encoding polyketide cyclase is translated as MSEPVLDMSGIDPERDIVTRRVLQAPRHVVYKAWADPAHLAKWWGPKGFTNTFTDCELEPNGKWIFTMHAPDGADYPNESVFVKIVEHELIVWDHISGHRFRAVASFEEIDPDRTAVAYRMRFDSIDEYRKMKDFIVEKNEENFDKLEDEVKDMMAG
- a CDS encoding homogentisate 1,2-dioxygenase, whose translation is MNQYMSGFGNEFATEAVPGALPEGRNSPQKPAYGLYAEQVSGTPFTAPRSANKRSWLYRIRPSVVHKPYERIDNGLIRSRFDEVETTPNQLRWDPLPFPERPTTFIEGIVTMAGNGDLHVHAGNAIHVYVANASMTKQFFYNADGEMLIVLQEGALRFYTELGIIDAVPGEIVVIPRGIKFRVEMDGPSRGYILENYGALLRLPDLGPIGANGLAYPRDFLTPVAWYEQTTDIVDVIAKFQGNLWKGLYDHSPLNVVAWHGNYAPYKYDLRKFQCINTVSFDHPDPSIYTVLTSPSEIPGTANMDFVVFPPRWMVAENTFRPPWFHRNFMNEFMGLIEGIYDAKEGGGFVPGGASLHNCMSGHGPDADTYKKMTQVELKPVKLDGTLAFMFETRFVSKPTAFAMSCAELQTDYWECWQGLTPEFKRP